In Atribacterota bacterium, one genomic interval encodes:
- a CDS encoding DUF6062 family protein, translated as MDRIFYDLQNAVSQPGCPFCKIEKDTTRRYLDTLFYELINDPAIRKKIIFGGGFCPAHTELVFEERNSILGIAILYQDLLSHYFEDQKTASGCPLCQALKEKEHHLLTILRKRWAELKPLWGERTFLCTRHLVSIQNEGKLTEEIGRLTQNALHTIQQSLSGLIEKFDYRKSRLPVQEKEALSWQETLEFFAGKSLKKERK; from the coding sequence ATGGACAGAATTTTTTACGATTTACAAAATGCCGTATCTCAACCAGGGTGTCCGTTCTGTAAGATTGAAAAAGACACGACCAGGCGTTATCTTGATACCCTTTTCTATGAACTGATCAATGACCCTGCCATCCGCAAAAAAATTATCTTCGGTGGCGGTTTCTGCCCAGCGCATACCGAGCTCGTCTTCGAGGAACGGAACTCTATCCTCGGGATTGCCATCCTCTACCAGGACCTCTTGAGTCATTATTTTGAGGACCAGAAAACGGCATCGGGTTGTCCCCTTTGCCAGGCTCTCAAAGAGAAAGAACACCATCTCTTGACCATCCTGCGAAAACGATGGGCAGAACTGAAACCCCTCTGGGGAGAACGAACATTCCTCTGCACGCGTCATCTGGTAAGTATTCAGAATGAAGGAAAATTAACGGAAGAAATCGGGAGACTCACCCAGAACGCGCTTCATACCATCCAGCAATCTCTTTCTGGACTCATTGAAAAGTTTGACTATCGTAAGTCTCGTCTTCCCGTTCAGGAAAAAGAAGCACTATCCTGGCAGGAAACTCTGGAATTTTTTGCCGGGA
- the flgF gene encoding flagellar basal-body rod protein FlgF, with product MIRGIYTSTSALNAYELKQSVLANNLANIDTPGFKKDVFSVKGAEDVALARFTGNENPVFLGEMSSGVQPGTEAYTDFSQGRIESTGNPFDLAIEGEGFFVVDMGGQEAYTRAGNFTLDGEGRLVTLSGYPVQGKNGEIIIPGKGTVMVDEQGQIRVDGEVVDELRIVNFGEKSVLKKEGKNLFTLRDGEMQPEEAQGFRVRQGFLEKSNVDIVEAMVDMISALREYEISQKTIMSHDEALSRATNEIARLS from the coding sequence GTGATTCGCGGAATTTACACGAGCACTTCGGCACTCAATGCCTATGAATTAAAACAGAGTGTTCTTGCAAATAATCTTGCCAATATCGATACTCCGGGTTTCAAGAAGGATGTTTTTTCTGTGAAGGGTGCGGAAGATGTGGCGCTCGCTCGCTTTACAGGGAACGAAAATCCTGTGTTTCTGGGAGAAATGAGTTCGGGCGTTCAACCGGGTACGGAAGCGTATACCGATTTTTCCCAAGGACGCATTGAATCGACCGGAAATCCCTTTGACCTGGCGATCGAAGGAGAGGGATTTTTTGTGGTGGACATGGGAGGGCAAGAAGCGTATACCAGGGCAGGGAATTTTACTCTGGATGGGGAGGGAAGGCTGGTTACGCTTTCGGGATATCCAGTGCAGGGGAAAAATGGAGAAATCATCATTCCTGGTAAGGGAACGGTGATGGTGGACGAGCAAGGCCAAATTCGTGTGGACGGCGAGGTGGTTGACGAACTCCGTATCGTGAATTTTGGAGAGAAATCGGTATTGAAAAAGGAAGGGAAGAATCTCTTTACCTTGCGAGATGGAGAAATGCAGCCAGAAGAGGCTCAAGGATTTCGGGTGCGGCAAGGGTTTCTGGAAAAGTCCAATGTCGATATCGTTGAAGCGATGGTGGACATGATTTCCGCCTTGCGGGAATACGAAATAAGCCAAAAGACCATTATGAGTCATGATGAAGCTTTAAGTCGGGCAACCAATGAGATTGCCCGGTTGAGCTGA
- the flgG gene encoding flagellar basal-body rod protein FlgG translates to MIRALWTAATGMQAKQMDLDVIANNLANVNTTGFKKSRVDFQDLMYQIIRVKGTPTSDETQVPSGIEVGLGVRPAAVQKIFTQGDIYETGNALDLVIEGDGFFQVLMPDGTIAYTRDGSFKLDAQGRMVTSDGFPLEPAITIPQEAESVTVAQDGTVTVKIPGETEPQEVGVIELARFVNPAGLLSVGRNLYLATASSGEAQLGTPGLGGFGTLAQGFLETSNVQIVEEMVRMISAQRAYEINAKAVTTADEMMSIANAMKR, encoded by the coding sequence ATGATTCGAGCGCTATGGACGGCAGCTACCGGAATGCAGGCCAAGCAGATGGACCTTGATGTCATCGCCAACAATCTGGCTAATGTGAATACCACGGGGTTCAAAAAAAGCCGGGTTGATTTCCAGGACCTGATGTACCAGATAATTCGGGTGAAAGGGACACCCACTTCCGATGAAACTCAGGTTCCTTCGGGAATTGAGGTGGGATTAGGAGTGCGACCGGCTGCGGTGCAGAAGATTTTTACCCAGGGTGATATTTATGAAACGGGAAACGCTCTGGATCTTGTCATTGAGGGTGATGGGTTTTTCCAGGTACTCATGCCCGATGGGACCATTGCGTATACTCGGGATGGGTCGTTTAAACTTGATGCTCAAGGTCGGATGGTCACAAGTGATGGTTTTCCTCTTGAGCCGGCGATTACCATTCCGCAGGAAGCAGAATCAGTGACTGTTGCCCAGGATGGAACAGTAACGGTGAAAATACCGGGGGAAACAGAACCACAGGAAGTTGGAGTTATTGAATTAGCGCGTTTTGTCAATCCAGCTGGGCTTTTGAGTGTTGGACGTAATCTCTACCTGGCGACCGCTTCTTCCGGTGAAGCGCAGCTCGGGACACCGGGACTCGGTGGTTTCGGGACGCTGGCGCAGGGTTTTTTGGAAACTTCAAATGTGCAGATTGTGGAAGAAATGGTCCGGATGATCAGTGCACAGCGGGCTTACGAGATCAACGCCAAGGCAGTGACCACAGCTGATGAGATGATGAGTATCGCGAATGCCATGAAGAGGTGA
- the flgA gene encoding flagellar basal body P-ring formation chaperone FlgA: MNWLFSLLVAFCFLVEGVAGALTLQVDLKAHVECRAGRLTIGDVAIVSYPDKQWEERIRKLDLGYLPPLGEVRIVKPKEIYQKVVSKNIPGLDYIYFQGSDWCQVVVVGQKIDRETLATRLVRMLKERFFPHAQEVEVEILSSGEDLVIGEGSSFDLELSSVKTWGINRGTIRELGGEARIPFTFAVRVYREVIRAARDILPQETIQEEDLRLEVELLSAENEKALSSIDQVLGKKAKKKLGAGEVITENTLAQEALIQRGDLVTIVAQKGGIVVTAVGKARGSGLLGDMIVVENLTSRKRVEAEIVGERMVQVKVK, translated from the coding sequence TTGAATTGGTTGTTCTCCCTTCTCGTCGCTTTTTGTTTTCTAGTGGAGGGAGTAGCCGGAGCACTCACCTTACAGGTGGATTTAAAGGCTCATGTTGAGTGCCGTGCCGGTCGGCTCACCATAGGAGATGTGGCAATCGTTTCCTATCCTGATAAACAGTGGGAGGAGCGAATTCGCAAGCTTGACCTTGGATATCTTCCACCGTTGGGTGAGGTGCGTATCGTGAAGCCTAAGGAAATTTACCAAAAGGTGGTGTCCAAAAACATTCCTGGTCTTGACTATATCTATTTTCAAGGGAGTGACTGGTGCCAGGTGGTGGTCGTGGGACAGAAAATTGACCGGGAAACATTAGCAACCCGCCTGGTACGAATGCTCAAGGAAAGGTTTTTCCCCCATGCGCAAGAGGTGGAGGTGGAAATCCTGAGTTCAGGGGAGGATTTGGTTATTGGCGAAGGAAGTTCCTTTGATTTGGAACTCTCCTCGGTTAAAACCTGGGGGATTAACAGAGGTACCATTCGTGAACTTGGAGGCGAGGCGCGAATTCCCTTTACTTTTGCAGTGCGTGTTTATCGGGAGGTAATCCGTGCTGCTCGGGATATTCTTCCCCAGGAAACCATTCAGGAAGAGGACCTCAGGCTTGAGGTAGAGCTTCTCTCTGCAGAAAACGAAAAGGCACTGTCCAGTATCGACCAAGTTCTGGGGAAAAAGGCGAAAAAGAAACTGGGTGCGGGAGAGGTGATTACCGAGAATACATTGGCGCAAGAAGCCCTGATCCAGAGAGGTGACCTGGTGACCATTGTGGCACAAAAAGGAGGGATTGTGGTGACTGCGGTGGGAAAAGCCCGGGGAAGCGGTTTGCTGGGTGATATGATTGTGGTGGAAAATTTGACTTCTCGCAAAAGAGTGGAAGCCGAAATTGTGGGTGAACGGATGGTGCAGGTGAAGGTGAAATGA
- a CDS encoding flagellar basal body L-ring protein FlgH produces MRKLAFGVLLLFCLVLVESVFAASLWTDDGWFSDPYSDRKAGKVGDIVTVIIEENTKGNNTASSSGGNSTRISLGAGQGIFDFIPPAKLEHSSSQQSQRSYQRGISLQGVITCQVVEVLESGNLKIAGKKEVFLNKERETIYIEGIISPQALSASNTVSSTQVVDAVIRLEGTLKPKKRNGLLGIFEGIFGSIMDILF; encoded by the coding sequence ATGAGGAAGCTGGCATTCGGAGTATTGCTTTTGTTTTGCCTGGTGTTGGTGGAAAGTGTGTTTGCTGCGTCACTATGGACTGACGATGGATGGTTTTCGGATCCCTATTCAGATCGAAAAGCAGGGAAAGTCGGTGACATCGTAACGGTGATCATCGAAGAAAACACCAAAGGGAACAATACGGCGTCTTCTTCAGGAGGGAATAGTACACGTATCAGTTTAGGGGCCGGACAGGGCATTTTTGACTTTATCCCTCCTGCGAAACTGGAACATTCCAGCTCTCAGCAAAGTCAGCGGTCATATCAGCGAGGTATCAGTTTGCAGGGTGTCATTACCTGTCAGGTGGTGGAAGTGCTGGAAAGTGGGAATTTGAAAATTGCTGGGAAAAAAGAAGTGTTCCTGAATAAAGAACGGGAAACAATTTATATTGAGGGGATTATCTCGCCCCAGGCGCTATCAGCAAGTAATACCGTTTCTTCAACCCAGGTTGTCGATGCTGTGATTCGGCTGGAAGGAACACTCAAACCAAAGAAACGGAATGGTCTTTTGGGCATTTTCGAGGGTATTTTTGGTTCCATCATGGATATTCTTTTCTGA
- a CDS encoding flagellar basal body P-ring protein FlgI, translated as MKKGMVVLLFSFILGFWIPFQAFGETVRIKDITEVEGVRGNQLVGYGLVVGLSGSGDSQNSLFTNQALGNVLEKLGLTINSQAVRARNIASVIVTAELPPFVVAGEKIDVMVSSMGDAKSLQGGVLLLTPLKGVDGKVYAVAQGPISVGGFSAGGGGNQVQRNHPTVGVLSGGAIVERTIATDFFNADKGTVTFLLREPDFVTASRVVLAINEELGGDKAKALDANRVEVSVPNHYRGRISQLVALLGELPVEPDVPARVVVNERTGTVVIGGNVRILPVAVSHGNLTVTVKTEYKVSQPPPLSGGETVVVPQEEVRVREEEARLFPVRSGNTIEDLVSVLNSLGVSPRDLIAILQAIKKAGALQGELILE; from the coding sequence ATGAAAAAAGGAATGGTGGTACTTCTATTCTCCTTTATTCTGGGATTCTGGATTCCGTTTCAGGCTTTTGGGGAAACGGTGCGGATTAAGGATATCACCGAAGTGGAGGGAGTTCGGGGGAACCAGCTCGTGGGGTATGGTCTGGTGGTGGGTTTATCGGGAAGTGGTGACAGCCAAAATAGCCTCTTTACCAATCAAGCCCTGGGGAATGTGCTCGAAAAATTGGGTTTAACGATCAATTCTCAAGCAGTACGAGCAAGGAATATTGCCTCGGTCATCGTAACGGCTGAACTTCCCCCCTTCGTGGTCGCGGGAGAAAAAATCGACGTGATGGTTTCTTCTATGGGTGATGCAAAAAGCTTGCAGGGTGGAGTACTGCTTTTAACCCCCCTTAAAGGAGTCGATGGGAAAGTTTATGCCGTAGCGCAAGGACCGATATCGGTGGGTGGGTTTAGTGCCGGTGGAGGAGGAAACCAGGTGCAGCGGAACCATCCTACGGTCGGGGTTTTGTCTGGGGGGGCGATTGTGGAAAGAACGATTGCGACGGACTTTTTTAACGCCGATAAAGGAACTGTGACCTTTCTTTTACGGGAGCCAGATTTTGTGACGGCTTCCCGTGTGGTTCTGGCCATCAATGAGGAACTGGGAGGAGATAAAGCGAAGGCTCTCGATGCCAATCGAGTGGAGGTGAGTGTTCCTAACCATTATCGTGGTCGGATATCACAGCTTGTGGCACTTCTGGGAGAACTTCCGGTTGAGCCAGATGTACCGGCACGGGTGGTAGTGAATGAGCGGACCGGGACGGTGGTCATTGGTGGGAACGTGCGGATCTTGCCTGTTGCTGTTTCTCATGGTAATCTAACGGTAACGGTGAAAACGGAGTATAAAGTGTCTCAGCCTCCTCCTCTTTCAGGTGGAGAGACGGTGGTTGTTCCTCAAGAGGAAGTGAGGGTAAGGGAAGAGGAGGCTCGCCTTTTTCCGGTTCGTTCGGGGAATACCATTGAGGATCTGGTCAGCGTGCTCAACAGTTTAGGAGTGAGCCCCAGAGACCTCATCGCCATTTTGCAGGCGATCAAAAAAGCTGGAGCGTTGCAGGGTGAACTCATTTTGGAGTGA
- a CDS encoding rod-binding protein: MNSFWSENMEVTQVQETTSRIEPKMEKRLRSACEDFEAFLLSFVFKRAFQPVFGSSLFSTQEELWFREMWLEEVSRNLARQGGVGIAKMLFQQLVKENKIECKAAENLGSGSVQAVWKSI, encoded by the coding sequence GTGAACTCATTTTGGAGTGAGAATATGGAAGTCACTCAGGTTCAGGAAACAACGTCACGAATAGAGCCAAAAATGGAAAAACGTCTTCGCTCGGCTTGTGAAGATTTTGAGGCATTCCTTTTGAGTTTTGTGTTTAAGAGAGCGTTTCAGCCAGTTTTTGGGTCGTCTCTTTTTTCTACCCAGGAAGAGCTCTGGTTCCGAGAGATGTGGCTTGAGGAAGTATCGAGAAACTTGGCCCGTCAGGGAGGGGTAGGGATAGCCAAGATGCTTTTCCAACAGTTGGTTAAGGAGAATAAGATTGAGTGCAAGGCGGCTGAGAACCTTGGTTCTGGCTCGGTGCAGGCGGTGTGGAAAAGTATTTAA
- the flgM gene encoding flagellar biosynthesis anti-sigma factor FlgM: MKISHNQVESILRLYADRIQGSGKKRKSAIEEGKQDTVTFSSHVEEIKELYARYNEIPEVREELVKSIQERLSRGAYQIDGEEVARKMIQREMVDFLVNRSGFD; this comes from the coding sequence ATGAAGATTTCTCATAATCAGGTGGAGAGCATTTTAAGGCTCTACGCCGATAGGATTCAAGGGAGTGGAAAAAAGAGGAAAAGCGCAATAGAGGAGGGAAAACAGGATACCGTTACGTTTTCCTCCCATGTCGAAGAAATCAAGGAATTGTATGCGCGATACAATGAAATTCCAGAGGTGCGCGAGGAATTGGTAAAGAGTATCCAGGAGCGTTTAAGCCGGGGTGCGTATCAGATTGATGGCGAAGAGGTGGCCCGGAAGATGATTCAGAGGGAAATGGTGGACTTTTTAGTGAATAGGAGTGGATTTGATTGA
- the flgN gene encoding flagellar export chaperone FlgN, whose protein sequence is MDGENFLAFLLTLLEKETQFQKEILRCAWKKRQCLLKNRMEELSELLEREGELVFQAKEVERKIERLWKERAPLLGFNSEKLNISDLATLVGGEEGEKFLAVQQELKEVVMELQRVNHENAMIIRDTLNYIEVMFSIILREFDRKEQSYGWFGTGFENGPRGLIINGVV, encoded by the coding sequence ATGGATGGGGAAAATTTCCTTGCTTTCCTCTTGACTCTGTTGGAAAAGGAAACGCAATTCCAGAAGGAGATTTTGCGCTGTGCCTGGAAGAAAAGGCAGTGTTTACTCAAAAACCGGATGGAGGAATTGAGCGAGCTTTTGGAACGGGAAGGAGAATTGGTGTTTCAGGCAAAAGAAGTTGAAAGGAAAATTGAAAGGCTCTGGAAAGAGAGAGCACCTCTTTTAGGGTTCAATTCCGAAAAACTGAATATTTCTGATCTGGCTACTCTGGTGGGAGGGGAAGAGGGAGAAAAGTTTTTGGCAGTACAACAAGAACTCAAAGAGGTTGTGATGGAACTCCAGAGGGTCAATCATGAAAATGCCATGATTATTCGGGATACGCTGAATTATATCGAAGTCATGTTTTCCATCATTCTAAGGGAGTTTGATCGCAAAGAGCAGAGTTACGGTTGGTTTGGTACCGGGTTTGAGAATGGCCCCCGTGGTCTCATTATTAACGGGGTAGTGTAA
- the flgK gene encoding flagellar hook-associated protein FlgK — MSSEFYGLEIAKKTLQAQQLAMNISGHNIANSNTVGYTRQVPKFVQQTSSPIGLFTLPYIKNISSGVVLEEVQRVRDRYLDLQIRQESRREAYWRTMGEGLGQIELIFGDPSESGLSNIFDGFWNTWQELAAAPESSAARVLVSETANLLAKAFNDTYGRLEKQQLQVNEEIAIKVAEVNNYLQQIYDLNHQIVRLGAGGGNTNDYRDQLDVLVDKLSKVLSVQVKDNDNGTYTLILQGQILANSETRSELFLGTDPVTGFYTVGLGASGETLNLLYQNGELKALFDLRDGSLEEYKGYLNQLAMDLMDAVNGLHQTGYTLEEPPVQGSTFFVGSGASNMAVNPDILVDERKIAASSTGAVGDGKVALAIAELRGEKIIDGASATPDDYYRGFMSRLGTQKSEVNRLVSNQKLLVEELEARKESVSGVSLDEEMTNLIKYQHTYEAASFLVNTIDGMLETLISWLR; from the coding sequence ATGAGTAGCGAGTTCTATGGTTTGGAAATCGCCAAGAAAACCCTGCAAGCACAGCAGCTGGCAATGAATATCTCTGGTCACAACATTGCCAACTCGAATACTGTCGGATATACCCGGCAGGTTCCCAAGTTCGTTCAGCAAACTTCTTCTCCTATCGGTCTTTTTACGCTTCCATATATCAAGAATATCAGTAGTGGAGTCGTGTTGGAAGAAGTACAGCGTGTTCGGGATCGGTATCTTGACCTTCAGATTCGTCAGGAATCTCGGCGTGAGGCTTACTGGAGAACAATGGGTGAAGGGTTAGGGCAAATCGAGCTTATTTTTGGTGATCCGAGCGAAAGTGGTCTCTCGAACATCTTTGATGGATTCTGGAATACCTGGCAGGAGTTGGCTGCCGCTCCTGAGTCGTCCGCGGCTCGAGTTCTGGTTTCGGAAACAGCGAATCTTTTAGCGAAGGCTTTTAACGACACTTATGGCCGGTTAGAAAAACAGCAGTTGCAAGTAAACGAAGAGATTGCCATTAAGGTGGCAGAAGTGAATAATTATCTGCAGCAAATTTATGATCTCAATCATCAGATTGTTCGGCTCGGTGCAGGTGGGGGCAATACCAATGATTATCGTGACCAGCTCGATGTTTTGGTTGATAAGCTCTCCAAGGTCCTGAGTGTCCAGGTTAAGGATAATGATAATGGAACATATACGCTGATTTTGCAGGGTCAGATTTTGGCCAATAGCGAGACCAGAAGCGAACTCTTCTTGGGGACGGATCCGGTTACCGGCTTTTATACAGTGGGGCTTGGTGCTTCTGGGGAGACACTGAACCTTTTGTACCAGAATGGAGAGTTGAAGGCTCTTTTTGATTTGCGGGATGGGAGCTTAGAGGAATATAAGGGTTATCTGAATCAGTTAGCTATGGACCTGATGGATGCTGTGAACGGTTTGCACCAAACCGGTTATACTCTGGAAGAACCGCCGGTTCAAGGTAGTACCTTTTTCGTTGGTTCTGGAGCTTCTAATATGGCCGTGAATCCGGATATCCTGGTCGACGAGCGTAAGATTGCTGCTTCCTCAACGGGTGCTGTTGGTGACGGGAAGGTTGCTTTAGCCATTGCTGAACTGCGAGGAGAAAAAATCATTGATGGTGCTTCTGCAACCCCGGATGACTACTATCGAGGTTTTATGTCCCGTCTGGGGACGCAAAAAAGCGAAGTGAATCGCCTTGTCTCGAATCAGAAGCTTTTGGTGGAAGAGTTAGAAGCCCGTAAAGAATCGGTTTCAGGGGTTTCTCTGGATGAGGAAATGACCAACCTCATCAAATATCAGCATACGTATGAGGCAGCTTCGTTTTTGGTGAATACGATTGATGGTATGCTGGAGACGTTGATTTCCTGGTTACGGTAG
- the flgL gene encoding flagellar hook-associated protein FlgL, translating to MRVTQRMMTDRVMRNLHSITSRLLEIQDQLSSGKTLRRPSDDPVRFNRVLNLRTSLNKLEQYYANVAGAVDWLNLMDSSLGQTVDVLQKVRTFAIAGANGTLTPEDQSVIAEAVEEALKELLQIANTHSGDKYLFSGTQTLTPPFAITGGTVKYWGDGASMVRAIDEKTVMEISFPGDQIFFRGFEVWSTNPITLNNGDSFSINGVTITIDGSIGSVQDLVNRINNDVTLKQSVYAYFDGSRLFLRSRSDASFTLSDVSGTPLQDWGILDAGGVIINSREAGGVFRVVQELIADLRSGNQEKISGEDIANLDAVIDQVLKIRSQAGAKTNRLENALSRFDDFKLSFKELLSKNEDIDLAEVVMYLQEQKSVYETALAAAAQVIQPTLLQFLR from the coding sequence ATGCGAGTTACGCAGCGAATGATGACTGATCGAGTGATGCGGAATCTCCATAGTATTACTTCTCGGCTTTTGGAGATCCAGGATCAGCTTTCTTCTGGGAAAACCCTGCGCCGTCCTTCTGACGATCCGGTGCGCTTCAATCGGGTGTTGAATTTACGCACTTCTTTGAATAAACTTGAACAGTACTATGCGAATGTTGCGGGTGCCGTTGACTGGTTGAACCTCATGGATTCCAGTTTGGGGCAGACGGTTGATGTACTGCAGAAAGTGCGTACTTTTGCTATTGCAGGAGCGAATGGAACGCTAACCCCTGAAGATCAGTCTGTCATTGCGGAAGCGGTGGAAGAAGCTTTGAAGGAGCTTCTCCAAATTGCCAATACTCATTCTGGAGATAAGTACCTCTTTTCCGGTACCCAGACCTTGACCCCTCCTTTCGCCATTACTGGTGGTACGGTGAAATACTGGGGTGACGGTGCTTCGATGGTTCGAGCCATAGATGAAAAAACGGTCATGGAGATTAGTTTCCCAGGGGATCAAATTTTCTTCCGTGGTTTTGAGGTATGGAGTACAAATCCCATTACTTTGAACAATGGGGATAGCTTCTCGATTAATGGGGTTACGATTACCATCGATGGTTCTATCGGAAGTGTTCAGGACCTGGTAAATCGAATTAATAACGATGTTACCCTCAAGCAGTCAGTGTATGCATATTTCGACGGTTCTCGTCTCTTTTTGCGTTCCCGTTCAGATGCTTCCTTCACCCTTTCTGATGTTTCGGGCACTCCTTTGCAGGATTGGGGAATTTTGGATGCTGGTGGCGTGATCATCAATTCGCGGGAGGCAGGAGGGGTGTTCAGGGTGGTTCAAGAGCTTATTGCTGACCTTCGTTCTGGGAACCAGGAAAAGATTTCTGGTGAGGACATCGCTAATCTGGATGCGGTGATTGACCAAGTACTCAAAATTCGTTCTCAAGCTGGGGCGAAAACCAATAGATTGGAGAATGCTTTGAGTCGGTTTGACGATTTTAAACTGAGTTTTAAGGAGCTTCTTTCCAAAAACGAGGACATCGATCTTGCGGAAGTGGTGATGTATCTTCAGGAACAAAAAAGCGTGTATGAAACTGCTTTGGCTGCTGCTGCTCAGGTGATTCAACCGACCCTTTTACAATTTCTTCGTTGA
- a CDS encoding flagellar assembly protein FliW, whose product MKVRTRYFGEIEVGENEVILFPWGIPGFEHLKRFLLLEEKAFFWLQSVDEEAVVFAVCDPFLYFPGYEVEIPSVECDVLGLSKESDVVVLAIMNFKSSREIGVNLLAPIVINCKLRMGKQIILEDTKYELCHLLTLEKTATR is encoded by the coding sequence TTGAAGGTACGGACCAGGTATTTTGGGGAAATAGAAGTGGGGGAAAACGAGGTCATCCTTTTCCCGTGGGGTATTCCTGGTTTTGAACATCTCAAGAGATTTCTCCTTTTGGAAGAGAAGGCTTTTTTCTGGTTGCAAAGTGTGGATGAAGAAGCGGTGGTTTTTGCTGTATGCGATCCATTTCTCTATTTTCCAGGATATGAAGTGGAAATCCCTTCGGTGGAGTGCGATGTTCTGGGTCTCTCTAAGGAGAGTGATGTAGTGGTTTTGGCTATTATGAATTTTAAATCTTCCCGGGAAATCGGGGTGAACCTTCTGGCTCCAATTGTGATAAACTGTAAGTTGAGAATGGGAAAGCAGATTATCTTGGAGGATACCAAGTATGAGTTGTGTCACCTGCTCACTCTGGAGAAAACCGCCACCAGATGA
- the csrA gene encoding carbon storage regulator CsrA, protein MLVITRRINQSIRIGDKIEIKIVGIDKGKVKVGISAPLDIPIYREELYQSLVEGNRGSVFASQDMVFSLRKVLIPTSSSEK, encoded by the coding sequence ATGCTCGTCATCACGAGGAGAATCAACCAGAGTATTCGTATTGGGGATAAAATCGAGATAAAAATTGTCGGCATTGACAAAGGAAAAGTCAAAGTGGGGATTTCTGCCCCTTTAGATATTCCCATCTATCGTGAAGAGCTGTATCAATCTCTGGTTGAAGGGAATCGGGGTTCGGTTTTTGCTTCGCAAGACATGGTTTTTTCCCTCCGGAAAGTTTTGATACCGACTTCTTCTTCCGAGAAATAA
- a CDS encoding TlpA disulfide reductase family protein, translated as MQATKRFVLIAVMVVMIFVWTLMGEAKEAPLFGLQGLDGKEYSLEGFRGHPVVLAFFHVNCPYCGQTLVLLEKLYQEYRDKAFLSVLAIDMGDTREEVERLIRKIGVSFPVLLDTDVLVSAAYNVMYVPTVFFVDPQGNLVDGFIGAQKETVVRNKLDRILWFRGLKAAEIRNLISLTEKVMVLDVRNNATNPFSQGGNVEYKVIRDLTEELPRLNPQDVYVLLVSSNQEGIEWGLKMAQAGFTRVYYQMVDASL; from the coding sequence ATGCAAGCGACGAAGCGTTTTGTACTTATTGCGGTAATGGTAGTTATGATTTTTGTCTGGACTTTGATGGGGGAGGCCAAAGAAGCTCCTCTTTTTGGGTTACAAGGTCTTGATGGGAAAGAGTACTCCCTGGAAGGTTTTCGGGGTCATCCTGTGGTGTTGGCTTTCTTCCATGTTAACTGTCCATACTGTGGTCAGACCCTGGTCCTTTTAGAAAAACTCTATCAGGAGTATCGTGATAAGGCTTTTCTTTCGGTTTTGGCTATCGATATGGGGGATACCAGAGAAGAAGTAGAACGACTCATTCGCAAAATTGGGGTGAGCTTTCCAGTGCTTCTTGATACCGATGTGCTGGTTTCGGCGGCATATAATGTGATGTATGTTCCGACTGTATTTTTTGTGGACCCTCAGGGGAATCTGGTAGACGGATTTATCGGGGCACAGAAGGAAACGGTGGTGAGAAACAAGCTGGATAGAATTCTCTGGTTCCGGGGACTCAAAGCTGCAGAAATCAGGAACCTCATTTCCCTCACCGAAAAGGTTATGGTGCTTGATGTAAGAAACAATGCCACCAATCCCTTTTCACAAGGGGGAAACGTCGAATACAAAGTCATCCGGGATTTGACAGAGGAATTACCGCGCCTCAACCCCCAGGATGTATATGTTTTGCTGGTTTCTTCTAATCAGGAAGGAATAGAGTGGGGGCTGAAGATGGCTCAGGCCGGTTTTACCAGAGTTTATTATCAGATGGTCGATGCCTCCCTTTAG